A region of Pyxidicoccus parkwaysis DNA encodes the following proteins:
- a CDS encoding cell division protein FtsQ/DivIB, protein MAFGRTRNRRRQDAAQQKEAVKGAVRSHGPGVLKALALTLATGLLVWGGVELRQWALTSPRFDLAAVSFSGLQRASRVELLRLATLTKGQNLWTLDTGALERAMLQHPWVRTVEVTRRFPNRVSVEVTEHVPVALAVLGELYVLDEDGEPFKRVTSGDGLDLPLVTGLDREGYVTDPTVARERLRKALEVASAYARLSPDKTERLSEVRLEAQGLALVTASGQEVRLGEGDSEVKLERLARVRKELGQRGLAAEIIHLDNRARPGWVAVKLSSPVSERNGTSTR, encoded by the coding sequence GGTCAAGGGTGCCGTGCGCTCGCACGGGCCCGGTGTCCTGAAGGCGCTCGCGCTGACGCTCGCCACGGGCCTGCTGGTGTGGGGCGGGGTGGAGCTGCGGCAGTGGGCGCTGACGTCGCCCCGCTTCGATTTGGCCGCGGTGTCCTTCTCCGGCCTGCAGCGCGCCTCGCGCGTGGAGCTGCTCCGGCTGGCGACGCTGACCAAGGGGCAGAACCTGTGGACGCTGGACACGGGCGCCCTGGAGCGCGCCATGTTGCAGCACCCCTGGGTGCGCACGGTGGAGGTGACGCGGCGCTTCCCCAACCGCGTGTCGGTGGAGGTGACCGAGCACGTGCCGGTGGCGCTGGCGGTGCTGGGCGAGCTCTACGTCCTCGATGAGGACGGTGAGCCCTTCAAGCGGGTGACGTCGGGGGACGGGCTGGACTTGCCGCTCGTCACGGGGTTGGACCGCGAGGGGTACGTGACGGACCCGACGGTGGCGCGCGAGCGCCTGCGCAAGGCCCTGGAGGTGGCGAGCGCCTATGCGCGGCTGTCACCCGACAAGACCGAGCGTCTGTCCGAGGTCCGCCTGGAGGCGCAGGGCCTGGCGCTGGTGACGGCGTCCGGTCAGGAAGTGCGCCTGGGAGAAGGGGATTCCGAGGTCAAGCTGGAGCGTCTCGCCCGAGTTCGTAAGGAGCTGGGTCAGAGGGGGCTTGCAGCGGAGATCATTCACCTGGATAACCGTGCCCGACCCGGTTGGGTGGCGGTGAAGCTTTCGAGTCCTGTCTCCGAGAGGAACGGGACCTCGACGCGGTAA